From a single Terriglobia bacterium genomic region:
- the gluQRS gene encoding tRNA glutamyl-Q(34) synthetase GluQRS: protein MNFYRGRLAPSPTGYLHMGHARTFWVAWQRARAAAGNVIFRNEDLDQQRCRPEFVQAMYEDLRWLGLDWDEGPDIGGMYGPYSQSERRSFYLDAWRTLRDGGFIYPCTCSRKDLERALSAPHEPSHPAGATSPGPPDPDDEVPYPGTCRDKLPTARQYESPAGVSWRFLVPDGQPVSFTDEYFGRRTFVAGRDFADFPVWRRDDIPAYQLAVVVDDELMRITEVVRGADLLRSTARQLLLIQALQYSTPKYFHCPLLRDEKNVRLAKRHDALSLRKMREQGVNAEELRKKFAEEIEWARGLPGH, encoded by the coding sequence CTGAATTTCTACCGGGGCCGCCTGGCTCCTTCACCCACCGGGTATCTGCATATGGGCCACGCCCGCACCTTCTGGGTGGCCTGGCAGCGGGCCCGCGCCGCCGCGGGCAACGTCATTTTCCGCAATGAAGACCTGGACCAGCAACGCTGCCGTCCGGAATTTGTTCAAGCCATGTACGAAGACCTGCGCTGGCTGGGCCTGGATTGGGACGAAGGCCCGGACATCGGCGGGATGTACGGCCCGTATTCGCAGAGTGAGCGCCGCAGTTTTTATCTCGATGCCTGGCGCACTCTGCGCGACGGCGGATTCATTTATCCCTGCACATGCTCGCGCAAAGACCTGGAGCGCGCGCTCTCCGCGCCGCATGAACCATCGCACCCAGCAGGCGCCACCAGCCCTGGGCCGCCAGATCCTGACGATGAAGTTCCCTATCCCGGAACCTGTCGCGACAAATTGCCCACCGCCCGGCAGTACGAATCGCCGGCCGGCGTAAGCTGGCGCTTCCTGGTCCCCGACGGCCAGCCGGTTTCTTTCACTGACGAATATTTCGGCCGGCGAACGTTTGTTGCCGGACGCGACTTCGCTGACTTCCCGGTCTGGCGTCGCGACGACATTCCCGCCTACCAGCTCGCCGTGGTGGTGGACGATGAACTGATGCGCATAACGGAAGTTGTCCGCGGCGCTGATCTGCTGCGGTCGACGGCGCGCCAGCTTCTGTTGATTCAAGCCCTCCAGTACTCAACGCCCAAGTATTTTCATTGCCCGCTGCTGCGCGACGAAAAGAACGTCCGCCTGGCCAAGCGCCATGACGCCTTGAGCTTGCGGAAGATGAGAGAACAAGGAGTGAATGCAGAAGAGCTCAGGAAGAAATTTGCGGAAGAAATCGAGTGGGCCAGGGGGCTTCCTGGTCATTGA
- a CDS encoding M20/M25/M40 family metallo-hydrolase, with the protein MSKMISAAACLVLVLSFSLWAGTPATPAEPASPAQDGTMPALAAIAGQGMMSSEAYDDLEELSDYIGGRLTGSPEAAKAVEWGMAKMRAMGLENVHAEKWQISRGWTRGHANAEITAPIRRHLSVDAMGWVGSTQAGGAEGELVAVNMNKLDDELKNADSWAGKVLIIVRKGPAPQGPAAMGGFLKFTEVLKKAYAVHAIAVIGGQGGSPATGMHLTHTGALGFDAYYDIPVVSMIAEDQQQLERFLDAGKTVRLKMDIQNKATSGPVDSANVVGEIRGSEHPEQVIVVGGHLDSWDLAAGATDDGCGVATTLGAAKAIKLSGFKPKRTIRFVLFTGEEQGLLGSIAYTKMHKDELPNHVAALVLDNGQGPVIKLNMGGRDDLIPAMKKFADSVKGFGDLGVDDSVVFGTDVGPFVLAGLPGINMDQDSPEYKYTHHSAVDTFDKVKPDILIRDATMMALTAFWMADRPERLASPWPPEKTAKMLTDKHQDGFLKALGLWPFGDLGKEPAKPAGGK; encoded by the coding sequence ATGAGCAAGATGATTTCTGCGGCCGCGTGCCTGGTGCTGGTACTGAGCTTCTCGCTGTGGGCGGGAACTCCCGCGACCCCGGCTGAACCGGCTTCTCCCGCGCAAGATGGAACCATGCCGGCGCTGGCGGCCATTGCCGGCCAGGGCATGATGAGCAGCGAGGCTTACGACGATCTTGAAGAACTCTCTGACTACATTGGCGGCCGTCTCACCGGCTCGCCGGAAGCGGCCAAGGCCGTGGAATGGGGCATGGCCAAGATGCGGGCCATGGGGCTGGAAAACGTCCACGCGGAAAAGTGGCAGATTTCGCGCGGCTGGACGCGCGGCCACGCCAACGCTGAAATCACCGCGCCCATTCGGCGGCATTTGAGCGTGGATGCCATGGGCTGGGTGGGTTCCACGCAAGCGGGTGGGGCCGAAGGCGAACTCGTCGCCGTGAACATGAACAAGCTGGATGACGAACTCAAGAATGCCGACTCCTGGGCGGGCAAAGTGCTGATCATCGTGCGCAAAGGCCCCGCGCCGCAGGGTCCGGCAGCCATGGGCGGCTTCCTCAAGTTCACCGAAGTGCTCAAGAAGGCGTATGCCGTCCACGCCATTGCGGTGATCGGCGGACAGGGCGGCTCGCCCGCCACCGGCATGCATCTCACGCACACCGGAGCGCTGGGCTTTGATGCCTACTATGACATTCCCGTGGTCAGCATGATCGCGGAAGACCAGCAGCAATTGGAGCGCTTTCTGGACGCCGGCAAAACCGTCCGCCTCAAGATGGACATCCAGAACAAAGCCACCAGCGGCCCGGTGGATTCAGCCAACGTGGTGGGTGAAATCCGCGGCAGCGAGCATCCCGAGCAGGTGATCGTGGTGGGCGGGCACCTGGATTCCTGGGACCTGGCCGCCGGCGCCACTGACGATGGTTGCGGCGTGGCCACCACGCTGGGCGCGGCCAAAGCCATCAAGCTGAGCGGCTTCAAACCCAAACGCACCATCCGTTTCGTCTTGTTCACGGGAGAAGAGCAAGGCCTGCTCGGCTCCATCGCTTATACCAAGATGCATAAAGACGAACTCCCCAACCACGTGGCGGCCCTGGTGCTCGACAACGGCCAGGGGCCGGTGATCAAGCTGAACATGGGCGGACGCGACGATCTGATTCCGGCCATGAAGAAGTTCGCCGACTCGGTGAAGGGCTTTGGCGACCTGGGCGTGGATGACAGCGTGGTCTTCGGCACCGACGTTGGCCCGTTCGTTCTGGCCGGCCTGCCGGGCATCAACATGGACCAGGATTCGCCGGAATACAAATACACCCACCACTCCGCTGTGGATACGTTCGACAAAGTCAAGCCGGACATCCTCATTCGCGACGCCACCATGATGGCCTTGACCGCTTTCTGGATGGCCGACCGTCCGGAGCGCCTGGCCAGCCCCTGGCCCCCGGAAAAAACCGCCAAAATGCTCACCGACAAACATCAGGACGGTTTCCTGAAAGCCCTGGGCCTGTGGCCGTTCGGGGATTTGGGTAAAGAGCCCGCAAAGCCGGCGGGAGGGAAGTAG
- a CDS encoding SAM-dependent methyltransferase gives MVIRRRVANARPFFFGLTAREVTGTLHDIAMKRKSKARKRQKSTLESAGVSTTLRLPLSSDHAESLSGLPAGFAELTLSYYEQITSAIRRNAHHDHRRALLIDFLRRAFGIEIDEVELELKVKAAEARGRIDAFYKFVIFELKVDINKERADALRELKKYFESRRNPADYVAAVTDGLNFEVYDYDQSSKQPTLLRPFQIDPEKPESAYLQLDELLAAGTKVFPTSDDIVGRFGLTSTTFVRANKQLHEAFSAVEHDSSVAVKFREWNALLSKVYGSAIGDVSLFLRHTYLTILSRAIVKMALFPRRRHEETVYRDLLTGQFFRDQSILNLAEPDFFSWALDTASEAQFSEVFRGIFRRLEEFDWSRLDEDLLKMLYQELVDPTDRSALGEYYTPDWLAEMMLDDVGYSGGSLLDPSCGSGTFLFCAVRKLRKLGMSGKKLIEFATHSIIGLDVHPVAVLLAKANILLALAPELIEHRDFDIQLSVYMSDTLLTEEKKSKHYLGVPDGMGREFAIPLKSVELNRDLDQIIDQMSIYAQRAVGSEKMFSAAQKGFQAKIRDLSMEEANLWLLNFDLMVKLVADRRDTVWAFILKNAFRPAYLRRTKVDLIIGNPPWLSYRDIAEKAYKSRIRDLTFGYGLLTPSERHLFTIMDTSTLFYVHCETEFLKPRGKISFVMPKATIVPSKQHALFQTRGFSRIHDLSKVTVLGNINQHFFNIKSCVVTSATHLYKDFIPAVEWSGQLPRKNMSLAAASRFLERKNVRHAIIRTGHSRSPYFARAFQGATVSPHCLWYVQPDDSGPLNVNRPLLRTQDSAYRLCKEPHWKIRMRGVVEKELLFATALSDDLLPFFVRNLELLVLPVVIDNSHFSMMESDELLGAGFEAGSEWVRKAEAIYAKRSKDKLMSAQQRINFQKLLTAQDPRAEHIVLYNKSGTNICAAYLNIKQSIHIGELEAAAFVAERVTYRIYTQTEEEAAYLVGVLNSAVVNDAIKPYQTVGVFHGKRDITRRPFEVCPIEVYDEDNSLHREIARLSLSACRTMAKWGPKLEGTLAQVRAESRRIVRKEIAQINTLMQRMFKLAKSESIVEDTIDQNPLFGMSTD, from the coding sequence TTGGTGATTCGCAGAAGGGTCGCGAATGCGCGGCCCTTCTTCTTCGGGTTGACCGCCCGTGAGGTTACAGGTACGCTTCACGACATAGCGATGAAAAGAAAATCAAAGGCCCGTAAACGCCAAAAGTCAACACTAGAGTCGGCCGGGGTTTCTACAACTCTCCGTTTGCCGCTCTCGAGCGACCATGCTGAGTCCCTTTCGGGCTTGCCCGCAGGCTTTGCAGAACTAACGCTTTCCTACTATGAACAGATCACTAGTGCGATCAGACGGAATGCCCACCACGACCATCGTCGCGCGTTGCTCATCGATTTTCTTCGGAGAGCTTTTGGAATTGAAATTGATGAGGTAGAGCTGGAGTTGAAGGTTAAAGCAGCTGAGGCAAGAGGCCGAATTGATGCTTTCTATAAGTTCGTAATTTTCGAGCTAAAAGTTGACATTAATAAGGAGCGAGCCGATGCACTTAGAGAGCTCAAGAAATATTTCGAGTCGCGGCGTAACCCCGCCGACTATGTTGCTGCCGTAACTGATGGTTTGAATTTTGAGGTTTACGATTATGACCAATCTTCGAAACAACCTACTCTACTAAGGCCATTCCAAATAGACCCAGAGAAGCCAGAAAGCGCCTATCTGCAATTGGATGAACTGCTGGCGGCCGGAACTAAAGTTTTCCCTACATCCGATGATATTGTGGGCAGATTTGGACTTACAAGTACAACTTTCGTTAGGGCCAACAAACAGCTTCATGAGGCATTTTCTGCCGTGGAGCATGACAGCTCAGTCGCCGTCAAATTCAGGGAATGGAATGCTCTCCTGTCAAAAGTGTACGGTAGCGCAATAGGCGATGTAAGTCTGTTTCTCCGTCATACGTACCTGACAATTCTGTCCCGCGCGATTGTAAAGATGGCTCTATTCCCTCGGAGAAGGCACGAAGAAACTGTTTATCGTGATCTTTTAACCGGCCAATTTTTCCGAGACCAGAGCATATTGAATCTTGCAGAGCCCGACTTTTTTAGCTGGGCGTTAGACACTGCTTCGGAAGCACAATTTAGCGAGGTGTTTCGTGGTATCTTCCGCCGTTTGGAAGAGTTTGATTGGAGCCGCTTAGATGAAGATCTGCTCAAGATGCTTTATCAGGAGTTAGTTGACCCGACAGATCGAAGCGCGCTTGGCGAGTACTACACGCCCGACTGGTTAGCCGAAATGATGTTAGACGATGTAGGTTATTCCGGCGGTTCATTGCTCGATCCTTCCTGCGGCTCAGGTACATTTCTTTTTTGCGCTGTTCGAAAACTTCGCAAGCTGGGAATGTCGGGCAAGAAACTGATTGAATTCGCAACCCACTCTATTATTGGCCTCGATGTCCATCCAGTTGCGGTTCTCCTGGCCAAAGCCAACATTCTTCTCGCGCTAGCCCCGGAACTCATTGAACATCGGGACTTTGACATCCAGTTGAGCGTCTACATGTCCGATACTCTTTTGACTGAAGAGAAGAAGAGCAAGCATTATCTTGGCGTTCCTGACGGAATGGGAAGAGAGTTTGCGATTCCCCTAAAGAGCGTCGAGCTTAATCGCGACCTAGATCAGATCATCGACCAAATGTCTATTTATGCACAGCGTGCTGTGGGTTCAGAGAAAATGTTCTCTGCTGCACAGAAAGGCTTTCAAGCAAAAATTAGAGACCTTTCCATGGAAGAAGCGAATCTCTGGCTTCTAAATTTTGACCTGATGGTGAAATTAGTGGCAGATCGGCGAGACACTGTTTGGGCATTCATCCTTAAGAATGCTTTTCGTCCGGCCTATCTCCGGCGCACCAAAGTGGACCTTATCATTGGCAATCCCCCTTGGCTGTCCTACCGCGATATTGCAGAAAAAGCATACAAGTCTAGAATTCGCGACTTGACATTCGGGTATGGCCTGTTGACACCCTCGGAGCGTCATCTGTTCACGATAATGGATACGTCAACACTTTTTTACGTGCACTGCGAAACGGAATTTCTAAAGCCGCGCGGAAAAATCTCCTTCGTGATGCCCAAGGCGACGATTGTTCCCTCAAAGCAGCATGCACTCTTCCAGACGAGGGGTTTCAGCCGTATTCACGATCTAAGCAAAGTGACTGTGTTGGGAAACATCAATCAGCATTTCTTCAATATCAAGTCCTGTGTAGTCACCTCAGCGACTCACTTGTACAAAGATTTCATTCCGGCGGTTGAATGGTCAGGGCAACTCCCACGAAAAAACATGAGCTTGGCAGCTGCGAGCCGATTCCTGGAGCGAAAAAATGTTCGGCACGCGATAATCCGGACCGGTCATTCCAGATCACCTTACTTTGCCAGGGCGTTCCAAGGTGCCACAGTAAGCCCACATTGTCTATGGTACGTCCAGCCCGACGATTCCGGACCGTTAAACGTGAACAGGCCCCTCCTTCGCACCCAGGACTCGGCTTATCGGCTCTGCAAAGAACCACACTGGAAAATCAGAATGCGAGGAGTTGTAGAGAAGGAATTGCTCTTCGCAACGGCCCTGTCGGATGACTTGCTTCCATTCTTTGTGCGAAATCTGGAGCTGCTCGTGTTGCCTGTCGTTATCGATAATAGTCACTTCTCGATGATGGAAAGTGACGAACTCTTGGGAGCAGGATTCGAAGCTGGGTCCGAATGGGTGCGCAAAGCCGAAGCCATTTATGCGAAGAGATCCAAGGACAAGCTGATGTCGGCGCAGCAGCGAATAAATTTTCAGAAACTCTTGACAGCACAGGATCCAAGAGCCGAGCACATCGTTCTATATAACAAATCAGGCACAAATATTTGTGCGGCTTATCTAAACATTAAACAGAGTATCCACATTGGCGAGCTGGAAGCCGCGGCGTTCGTAGCTGAACGAGTCACCTATCGCATTTACACTCAAACCGAGGAAGAGGCGGCGTATCTGGTAGGTGTTTTGAATAGCGCCGTGGTAAATGATGCTATTAAGCCGTACCAGACAGTAGGTGTCTTTCACGGCAAACGAGACATTACCAGGCGCCCATTTGAAGTGTGCCCGATTGAGGTGTACGACGAAGACAATAGTCTGCATCGGGAAATCGCCCGGCTCTCATTGTCGGCATGCCGAACGATGGCAAAGTGGGGTCCTAAACTGGAGGGCACGTTGGCTCAAGTTCGTGCGGAATCAAGAAGGATTGTGCGCAAGGAGATTGCGCAGATAAACACGCTGATGCAGAGGATGTTCAAGTTGGCAAAAAGTGAGAGCATCGTCGAAGATACTATCGACCAGAACCCCCTTTTCGGCATGTCCACAGACTAA
- a CDS encoding glycoside hydrolase: protein MKKSLVILFVSCLLSLCAGTLLAQPLPPAPKAHLTDLTKAGYFNEPAIAVNPANPQQLVVAWQVPASVAYSTDGGQTWTVAQGTAPKDYRVSGDVSLAYDAAGHALLCYIAFDKLGSYNYWAQGATRNGIFVRRSLDGGKTWEAEAATVIAHNSDPGIPFEDKPWIVADTAGPHPGNLYIGWTQFTLAASDLLFSRSTDGGKTWQRPIKLNSAPGLPRDDNGALEGFHGVVAPDGTLYVIWDDRDGIMMAVSHDGGATFSKDRRIINAGPGYFGITGVSRSNGFPQIGMDPRSGIEREKDLRGPAGKRGGNLYVSWSDYTNGDVDVFVAASSDYGQTWSSPVRVNSDPLHNGHDQFFQWMAVDPKTGAVNVVFYDRRTDNKATTVTLARSTDGGKTFANYVLDNDAFAAEGDFLGDYLAVTAFGDKAFAAWAHQTQDEGTSERGKKTRTVLRVGSADFSF, encoded by the coding sequence ATGAAAAAGTCACTCGTCATACTTTTTGTCTCATGCCTTCTTTCTCTCTGCGCGGGAACGTTGCTGGCGCAACCGTTGCCGCCCGCACCCAAAGCCCACTTGACCGACCTCACAAAAGCCGGTTACTTCAACGAACCGGCCATCGCCGTGAATCCGGCCAACCCGCAGCAACTCGTGGTTGCCTGGCAGGTCCCGGCCAGCGTGGCTTATTCCACTGACGGCGGACAAACCTGGACCGTGGCCCAGGGCACCGCGCCCAAAGACTATCGCGTCTCCGGCGACGTGTCTTTGGCTTACGATGCCGCCGGCCATGCGCTGCTGTGTTACATCGCGTTTGACAAGTTGGGCTCTTACAACTATTGGGCGCAGGGCGCCACGCGCAACGGAATCTTCGTGCGCCGGTCTTTGGACGGCGGCAAGACCTGGGAGGCGGAAGCGGCAACGGTCATCGCCCACAATTCTGATCCGGGAATCCCCTTTGAAGACAAGCCGTGGATCGTCGCCGACACTGCCGGTCCTCATCCCGGCAACCTTTATATAGGATGGACGCAGTTCACCCTGGCCGCCAGCGACCTCCTGTTTTCCCGCTCCACTGACGGCGGCAAGACCTGGCAAAGGCCCATCAAGCTGAACAGCGCGCCCGGCCTGCCGCGCGATGACAACGGCGCCCTGGAAGGATTTCACGGCGTGGTCGCTCCCGACGGAACCCTCTACGTGATCTGGGATGACCGCGACGGCATCATGATGGCCGTGTCGCATGACGGCGGCGCAACCTTCAGCAAAGATCGCCGCATCATCAACGCCGGTCCGGGATACTTTGGCATCACCGGCGTCTCCCGCTCCAACGGCTTTCCCCAAATTGGCATGGATCCGCGTAGCGGGATCGAGCGGGAAAAAGATTTGCGCGGCCCCGCCGGCAAGCGCGGAGGCAACCTCTACGTTTCCTGGAGCGACTACACCAACGGCGACGTTGATGTTTTTGTCGCCGCTTCGTCCGACTACGGGCAGACTTGGTCATCGCCGGTGCGCGTGAACAGCGATCCGCTGCACAACGGCCATGACCAGTTCTTCCAGTGGATGGCCGTGGACCCCAAAACCGGCGCGGTGAACGTGGTCTTTTATGATCGCCGCACAGACAACAAAGCCACCACCGTCACGCTGGCCCGCTCTACCGACGGCGGAAAGACCTTCGCCAACTATGTGCTCGATAACGATGCCTTCGCCGCCGAAGGCGATTTCCTCGGCGACTATCTGGCCGTCACCGCCTTCGGCGACAAAGCTTTTGCCGCTTGGGCCCACCAGACACAGGACGAAGGAACTTCAGAACGCGGGAAAAAGACAAGGACGGTGTTGCGGGTGGGGAGCGCGGATTTCAGTTTCTGA
- a CDS encoding carboxypeptidase regulatory-like domain-containing protein, giving the protein MRHQSSCVCLQVSRLFKPVVLGILVFVMGCVTALAQVDYATATLRGTVTDPQGAVVSGASVVATNTATGLKKTAKTDADGRYQILAVPPGTYEISFEAARFKREVAKGIVLTVGQSLVFNASLNLGAVSETVEVTAVDVPLIQTEQTQQANTINTLQVQELPNINRSFTYDVFTLPGVSNSEAPRTQNPGFTGFLTTGFSIGGSNGRNNLSTIDGGENEYGTGQYRITNLPVDAIQEYQVNRNGFAAEFGFTDGSAINIVTKGGGNLWHGDLFGYFRDQNTEAQNFINGISGFPKAFSQGVYSGGSLGGPVVKDKLFFFSSYEYQRTDTPNFGNASVLSQPTVLGLSAPGLGTNCAAQFAAKSPDQLCYINALKASGNPFLIGFANGITPGLSPLNSPALNTILTRDNGIFNSPDRLHNAIVRADYQPNDRDSINLRAIYVHNDFTSPQDGITNASPDSYALHVRDFSILASWSRTIRPNLLNQLLVQVVPRNRSEAVPFANNGINLGIGSLGAPGPGGTSTFGGPALLPYLAHQQRFQFEDNMTWIRGAHSLKFGASYRPANYFVENHLWFNPEFDFRDGAIPLISLAPAAVQAQLVGFNLTNGLAATGPLSTNLSGPQSFAFGIPADVIAGFNNPVWKGWGHYFGSFVQDTWKLNSRLTMNAGVRLDVDGEPSPLGTSFYVSPRLGFAWDATGDQKTVIRAGGGIYVAPIDVLIPSYGSLLDGTGKYINEVFLALSPTDPRVAQLWGLGLAKGELPFGHLTPADYAAVGIDITTPGASVGYSVAPNYKNPYSVQTSLSIDRQLVKNLSLELGYIMYHAVHLQMPVETAYKEIPVGSAACAGAANPVTCKDLTGGPLYTFATGQVQHTTYASNGSSIYHGLTASLTKRMSHGLQFQANYTWSKTLDNTIDFASFQNWFRPNRLDLFRSVSVFDIPHIFTANAVYTTPFKNGQGALATILSDITLSPILTMRSGLPFSVRTPSLATLPLNLGGNGIVPDSNYAMPFGSSRNNNRGAGYYTLDMSFQKAVYIQRDRGVRLHLIVQGTNLLNHVNFNKVNDVFDVNGFAPTVKLVNGQTVNLINGPFTGLKGIKPTSASQLSQPLVFSQADSPRQIQFGLKLAF; this is encoded by the coding sequence ATGCGCCACCAAAGTTCTTGTGTATGCCTGCAAGTCTCCCGTCTCTTCAAGCCTGTAGTCCTGGGTATTTTGGTTTTTGTCATGGGATGTGTGACGGCCCTGGCCCAGGTGGACTATGCCACCGCTACGCTTCGCGGTACCGTCACCGATCCCCAGGGCGCGGTGGTGTCCGGCGCAAGTGTGGTGGCTACCAACACCGCCACGGGGCTGAAGAAGACAGCCAAAACCGACGCCGACGGCCGCTATCAAATACTGGCGGTCCCACCGGGTACGTATGAGATCAGCTTTGAGGCTGCCCGCTTCAAGAGAGAAGTTGCCAAAGGCATTGTGCTGACGGTTGGCCAGAGCCTGGTCTTCAATGCTTCATTGAATCTGGGCGCGGTGAGCGAAACCGTCGAGGTTACCGCCGTGGACGTTCCGCTCATCCAGACCGAGCAGACGCAGCAGGCCAACACCATTAACACTCTCCAAGTGCAAGAACTGCCCAATATCAACCGCAGTTTTACATATGACGTTTTTACCTTGCCCGGCGTATCCAACTCAGAAGCTCCGCGCACGCAGAATCCCGGATTTACCGGGTTCCTGACCACGGGGTTTTCCATTGGCGGCAGCAACGGCCGCAACAACCTCTCGACGATTGACGGCGGTGAGAACGAATACGGCACCGGCCAGTACCGGATCACTAACCTTCCCGTGGACGCTATCCAGGAGTACCAGGTGAACCGCAACGGGTTTGCCGCCGAGTTCGGATTTACCGATGGCAGCGCCATCAACATCGTGACCAAGGGCGGAGGCAATCTGTGGCACGGCGACCTGTTCGGCTATTTCCGCGACCAGAACACGGAAGCGCAGAACTTCATCAACGGCATCTCCGGCTTCCCCAAAGCGTTCAGCCAGGGCGTGTACAGCGGCGGGTCGCTGGGCGGTCCGGTGGTAAAAGACAAGTTGTTTTTCTTCAGCTCCTACGAATACCAACGGACCGATACTCCGAACTTTGGCAACGCCAGCGTCCTGAGCCAGCCCACGGTGCTGGGCCTGAGCGCGCCCGGCCTGGGAACAAACTGTGCCGCGCAGTTTGCCGCCAAATCCCCGGACCAACTTTGCTACATCAACGCTCTCAAGGCTTCCGGAAACCCGTTTCTGATAGGCTTCGCCAACGGAATCACGCCGGGATTGAGCCCGCTGAACAGCCCGGCGTTGAACACCATCCTGACCCGGGACAACGGAATCTTCAATAGCCCGGACAGGCTGCACAACGCGATCGTCCGCGCGGATTACCAGCCGAACGACAGGGACTCGATCAATCTGCGCGCCATCTACGTCCACAACGATTTCACCTCGCCGCAGGACGGCATCACCAATGCCTCGCCAGACAGCTACGCCCTGCACGTGAGGGACTTCAGCATCCTTGCATCGTGGTCGCGCACCATCCGGCCCAACCTGCTCAACCAGTTGCTGGTCCAGGTGGTGCCTCGTAACCGCTCAGAAGCCGTGCCCTTCGCCAACAACGGCATCAATCTGGGAATCGGCAGCCTGGGCGCTCCCGGACCGGGCGGCACTTCCACCTTCGGCGGCCCGGCGCTGTTACCCTATCTGGCCCACCAGCAACGTTTTCAATTTGAAGACAACATGACCTGGATCCGCGGCGCGCACTCTCTCAAGTTTGGCGCCTCTTACCGTCCGGCCAACTACTTCGTGGAAAACCATCTCTGGTTCAATCCTGAGTTCGATTTCAGAGATGGCGCCATTCCATTGATCTCCCTGGCGCCGGCGGCGGTGCAGGCGCAACTGGTCGGCTTTAACCTGACCAACGGATTGGCCGCCACCGGACCACTGAGCACCAACCTGAGCGGACCTCAGTCCTTCGCGTTCGGCATACCCGCGGACGTCATCGCCGGGTTCAACAATCCTGTGTGGAAAGGCTGGGGACACTACTTCGGCAGCTTCGTCCAGGACACCTGGAAGCTGAATTCGCGCTTGACCATGAACGCCGGCGTCCGGCTGGACGTTGATGGCGAGCCTTCACCTCTGGGCACCAGCTTCTACGTTTCACCGCGCCTGGGCTTTGCCTGGGACGCCACCGGCGACCAGAAAACCGTCATCCGCGCCGGAGGCGGGATCTACGTGGCGCCCATTGACGTTCTCATTCCTTCCTACGGCTCTCTGCTGGATGGAACGGGAAAGTACATCAATGAGGTATTCCTTGCACTCAGCCCCACGGATCCCAGAGTGGCCCAACTGTGGGGACTGGGACTGGCCAAAGGCGAACTGCCCTTTGGACATCTGACTCCCGCCGACTACGCCGCGGTCGGCATTGATATCACCACCCCCGGCGCTTCCGTGGGTTATAGCGTGGCGCCCAATTACAAGAACCCGTACAGCGTCCAGACCAGCCTGAGCATTGACCGCCAGTTGGTGAAGAACCTGTCACTGGAACTGGGCTACATCATGTATCACGCTGTCCATTTGCAGATGCCGGTGGAGACGGCCTACAAAGAGATTCCCGTGGGTTCTGCCGCATGCGCCGGCGCAGCAAATCCGGTTACCTGCAAAGACCTGACGGGCGGACCGCTTTATACTTTCGCGACCGGCCAGGTCCAGCACACCACCTACGCTTCCAACGGCAGCTCCATCTATCACGGATTAACGGCTTCGCTCACCAAGCGAATGAGTCACGGGCTGCAGTTCCAGGCCAACTATACCTGGAGCAAGACCCTGGACAACACCATTGACTTTGCCAGCTTCCAGAACTGGTTCCGGCCCAACCGGTTGGACCTGTTCCGCTCGGTGTCCGTCTTTGATATTCCGCACATCTTCACCGCCAACGCGGTGTACACAACGCCGTTCAAGAACGGACAGGGCGCGCTGGCGACGATCCTGTCGGACATCACACTCTCGCCCATCCTGACCATGCGCAGCGGTCTGCCCTTCTCGGTGCGGACGCCCAGCCTGGCGACGCTGCCCTTGAACCTGGGCGGCAACGGCATTGTCCCCGATTCCAACTATGCCATGCCGTTTGGTTCCTCGCGCAACAACAACCGCGGGGCCGGTTACTACACCCTGGACATGAGTTTCCAGAAAGCTGTGTACATTCAGCGCGACCGCGGCGTGCGGCTCCACCTGATCGTGCAGGGAACCAACCTGCTCAACCACGTCAACTTCAACAAGGTGAATGACGTGTTTGACGTCAACGGCTTCGCGCCGACGGTCAAGCTGGTGAACGGACAGACGGTCAACCTGATCAACGGTCCGTTTACTGGCTTAAAAGGCATCAAGCCGACCAGCGCCAGCCAACTCAGCCAGCCGCTGGTGTTCTCGCAGGCTGATTCACCAAGACAGATTCAGTTCGGCTTGAAGCTGGCTTTCTAA